One window of the Colius striatus isolate bColStr4 chromosome 19, bColStr4.1.hap1, whole genome shotgun sequence genome contains the following:
- the RXRA gene encoding retinoic acid receptor RXR-alpha produces the protein MDTKHFLPLDFSSQVNSTSLNSPTSRGPMATPSLHPSIGPGIGSSLGSPGQLHSPISTLSSPINGMGPPFSVISSPMGPHSMSVPSTPSLGFGTSSPQLNSPMNPVSSSEDIKPPLGLNGVLKVPAHPSGTMASFTKHICAICGDRSSGKHYGVYSCEGCKGFFKRTVRKDLTYTCRDNKDCLIDKRQRNRCQYCRYQKCLAMGMKREAVQEERQRGKDRNENEVESTSSANEDMPVEKILEAELAVEPKTETYIEANMGLTPSSPNDPVTNICQAADKQLFTLVEWAKRIPRFSELPLDDQVILLRAGWNELLIASFSHRSIAVKDGILLATGLHVHRNSAHSAGVGAIFDRVLTELVSKMRDMQMDKTELGCLRAIVLFNPDSKGLSNPAEVEALREKVYASLEAYCKHKYPDQPGRFAKLLLRLPALRSIGLKCLEHLFFFKLIGDTPIDTFLMEMLEAPHQMT, from the exons ATTTCTCCAGCCAAGTCAATTCCACGTCCCTGAACTCTCCCACGAGCCGGGGCCCCATGGCCACCCCGTCCCTGCACCCGTCCATCGGGCCGGGCATCGGCTCCTCGCTGGGCTCCCCAGGCCAGCTCCACTCACCCATCAGCACCCTGAGCTCTCCCATCAATGGCATGGGACCCCCATTCTCTGTCATCAGCTCCCCCATGGGCCCGCACTCGATGTCCGTCCCctccacccccagcctgggatTCGGCACCAGCAGCCCACAG CTCAACTCGCCCATGAACCCCGTCAGCAGCTCAGAAGACATTAAGCCACCCCTGGGGCTCAATGGAGTCCTCAAAGTGCCAGCACATCCCTCAGGAACGATGGCCTCCTTCACCAAGCACATATGTGCCATCTGTGGGGACAGATCTTCAG GTAAACATTACGGGGTGTACAGCTGTGAGGGCTGCAAAGGCTTCTTCAAGCGCACGGTGCGCAAGGACCTGACGTACACGTGCCGGGACAACAAGGACTGTCTGATCGACAAGCGCCAGCGCAACCGCTGCCAGTACTGCCGCTACCAGAAGTGTCTGGCCATGGGCATGAAACGAGAAG CTGTCcaggaggagaggcagagggggAAGGACCGCAATGAGAACGAGGTGGAGTCAACAAGTAGCGCCAACGAGGACATGCCCGTGGAGAAGATCTTGGAAGCTGAACTTGCAGTGGAGCCAAAGACAGAGACTTACATCGAAGCAAACATGGGCCTGACACCCAGCTCG CCCAACGACCCCGTGACGAACATCTGCCAGGCAGCAGACAAACAGCTCTTCACCCTGGTGGAGTGGGCCAAGAGGATCCCCCGCTTCTCCGAGCTGCCCCTGGATGACCAGGTCATCTTGCTCAGAGCAG gCTGGAATGAGCTCCTAATTGCCTCCTTCTCCCACCGCTCCATAGCCGTGAAAGACGGGATCCTGTTAGCCACAGGGCTGCACGTGCACCGGAACAGCGCCCACAGCGCGGGCGTCGGGGCCATCTTCGACAG AGTACTGACAGAACTCGTGTCAAAAATGCGAGACATGCAGATGGACAAGACAGAGCTCGGCTGCCTGCGAGCCATCGTCCTCTTCAACCCTG ACTCGAAGGGCCTGTCCAACCCGGCGGAGGTGGAGGCGTTACGGGAGAAGGTGTACGCGTCGCTAGAGGCATACTGCAAACACAAGTACCCTGACCAGCCAGGGAG GTTTGCAAAGCTCTTGCTGCGTCTCCCAGCCCTGCGGTCCATCGGCTTGAAatgcctggagcacctcttctTCTTCAAGCTAATAGGAGACACGCCAATCGACACCTTCTTGATGGAAATGCTGGAAGCACCTCATCAAATGACTTAG